Part of the Candoia aspera isolate rCanAsp1 chromosome 1, rCanAsp1.hap2, whole genome shotgun sequence genome, tacaataaaaacacagtagCTAGTTAATAATCTATTCAAGTACTATAAATCTACAGATGAAACCATGTTAAGTATCTATTACCTCTGCAACGGCCTCCGAATCTATCTGTATACTGTACATAGTTGATATAGAGGAAGCATAGCTGCTTCCTCAAAAACAGGAAAGCCCATATATTTTGAGAATTTAATTTCAcgtgaaaatgttttctttttaatagtctGCAACTTTTAAAGAATGCAAATATGTTGCAATGTCTCCCATTTGCCGCAGTCCAGTATTAACATTGTAAGAAGAGACTGGAGCTGTTTTCAAATTAAGTAAGTTTCGCGTTAGCGTCAGATCTCTGCAAAAATTAATAGTCATTTCTCCTCGGATCGCTCACGATtatttttatgcttatttttaGGGTAGGGTAGCGTGTATACTTTTGTCGAATCACAGCAATATAATCTTGCCTGCCAACACTTTTGCACCAAGACAGAGCCCACTTCCTCCTCGGGAGGAATGCTAGAAAGAACCGGAAGTCCTGAGTTCGCGATTTCAGGCTCAGAATCGCGCGCGCCCCTTGtttgtcacgtgaccacaggcaGCACAAGCACGTCAAAGGGTCATTACGGCCGTTTGGCGCATGCGCTAATAGAAGTAAAGGAAAAAAACGCTCCCCTTCTTCCGCCTGTTCGTCATCCCGGTATCTCGCGGAAGAGCTATCATGGCGGCCGGGTCCCTCTGTCTGTTCAGGACCGTCATAGTGCTGACGGCGATGTTTCAGTTCCCTTCACGTTCGTGGGCTTCGGAAACGACCGGCGGAGGTGGCGGGGATGCTCTTGGCGTCGGTGAGCGGTTTAAGATCGAGGGTCGTGCGGTGGTGCCAGGGGTGAAGCCCCAAGACTGGATTGCGGGCGCCCGAGTGCTGGTGGACGGGGAGGAGCACGTCGGCTTCCTCAAGTGAGTAGCAACCGCGGCGGCGGTGGCCCGTCGCTTCTCACCCAGCTCCGCTCCACCTCTGCGGACCCCGCCTGGGATGCTGGTGGGGGGTCCCGCTCCCGTTGCGGTCCTGATCTCCTTGCCAGCCGTGGTCCAAGCGGGAGGAACGCGTCGAGAGCTAGTTTCTAATTTGCTCTGGATCCTCGCCTCTCTTCCAGAAGCCCCGGGAGGCTGGCCGCAGTTTGTAGTTAGAGGCCTCCCGCGAGGCTAAGTTGGGCGAGCTCGAAGGGGGCAAGTAATATCGGAACGGCCTAGGCGAGGACAGGTCTCCTAGTCTAACGGGCTTCCCCAGGGTTAGCATCACTGTCGCCTTAGccctcttgcaaaaaaaaaaaaaaatactaagcaAGTTTTGCACTTAGTTAGTACCTGAGTGGAAAACTACCAGAAAATCCCACGGTGGTAGATGGGGAATTGAAGAAAGCGCTAGCAAGCCACTTctctgttgttgccaagaaaacaatacgGTTGGGTCCATGGAGTCAAGCTTTAGTCAAGGGAGGTTTCACCTTGAGAGCCAGTGGGGTCTAGATGGGAGTCTGGATTCTAAACTGGCACTGGGGAGACTTGGATTCAAATTCaaccttagccatggaagctcagggggtgactttggaccagtcactctcttagcCCATCCTAgtccacaggattgttgtggagaaaagttGGAGTAGGGAGCTCCTAAAAGGAAAAGCATGATATAAATTGTAACAAACAGAGCTTCCTGGCTATATAGACAAAGATAAAAGTACTAGTGGTGATTACAcagtattactatttttttttcatcttaaaaTCTTATACCAGAGAGCAGGCTGGGGGAAAGTTGGTCTGGACAAGGTCAAGGTAGATTGGCCAGTACAGATCTTAAAACATGTTTACTGCCACAGTTTATGGTTTGGGTTGTTTCCTGGGAAGATGACAAACAGCTTTTTCTAAAGATATTTGGGCTTCACAAAACATACCTCTCAGTCTTTACAGTTTGTTTTCTACTCTGAGGAAGAATAAACTGCTCAATTTCAGATATCCCTGTGTTTCTGATCTGCGGCTATGtcttacacacacatactcaGTTATAGGCAAATGTTAATTCCGGTGTTTTTTAGATGCACGTCTTGGACAAGTATGTAATGCATCCACCCattaattactttttttcttgaTGGTAAATTGGAATTGGACCAAGAATGATGAGTGTTACTATGGTATCCTTAAACACTATATTGATGGGGAAGTTGTCCTTCCCGCTTTCTCCCTATGCCCCCTTCCAGAAGGGCAGTTGTGTTAAAGGGGTGCATTTTAAGCAGGTGCTCAGTGTTTCTTATCAGAGTTCATAAGAGACTTCAACTTCCTTTTTTACATTCTCTGATAAAATGCTAACACAACTTTTTATATTACACTAATGAATTCCTGCAGAGTAGAAGTACATGCACACAGAATACATGTTGCCTCTGATAATGGGAAATGAATATATTTCAAAAGGATCTCTTTAAAATGAGTGGTCGAGCAAGTAGCAAATGTGGTTGAATTTAAGTAAATATAAAATGATACACATTGGAGCAAAAACCCCTAACTTCATGTGTACTCTAGTAAAGTCAGATGTCTAACTATCCAGGAAAAAATGGTTAGAGTCATAGTGAATAGTTCAGTGAAGATGTTGGCTCTGTGTAGCATCTGCCAATACTATAATGTACAAATCTCTGATACCTTCACATCTAGAATACCATGTACAGCTCTGGTTACCAcattggaaaaataataatatagagcggggaaaaaatgcagaagatggTAACCAACATGATTTGGGGGCTCAAGCACTTCCATACAAGTAAAGGGCAGAACATTTGCAATTTTAGCTTGGAAAAAGAATGACTGGACAGGGGGTGGGGGATACATGATTGTGAGAATGAAATCATGCATGTTACAGATTTATTGTAAATTGTCCAGAGAGTTTTagctattttatatattaaagcttaataaatatttaataaatatttttctcccttAAAACAATGGgaccagaggtcatccaatgaAGCTAACTGGAAggaatttaaaatactgtatataattgcaGATAAGCCAACTTTCAAAATTTCAACCAAACTACTATGAAAAATGTGTTACCTGCAGATGAACCAATCCTTGAATTTTTAACAGTGACAGGCAGGAAACTGCAAACTGTTATGTCATCGTTTATAAAACTCTGTGATTTTAAGGCCAtgactggctttaaaaaaatctgagctCTGGTCTGCAGATAATCCAACCCCAATTTTGGTGGTGTGATGTGAGATTTgtcctgatccagcagggctgtttttatgttcttttacaGCCACTATGACTAGTCAATTTGTCTatacacttattttttttaaaaaaaattctattcattttttatattaaaagtgGCTatacactttattttttttaaaaaagtagagtgGCTTAGAAATactagtaataaaataaaatcattttctgaatttCATAGTTTAAGTATATAGATAAAGAAGGATTATGTACAATCTGCCAATCATATTCATTAGATGACTCCAGATTCTTGGAGGAGCAGGCCAAAACGTACCCTTTATCAACTTTCTCCATGCCGTGTGTAATGCTTTACTTGCTTTTTTTCTGAGCAAAAAATACCTACACATTGGAAACAGTCCTCATAGGGAAGATGATCCTTCCCCAGATCATTATGAAAGGTCACATCTGGGACCCTCTTTGGCTGTGCAGTAGCCTTTTTGAGGCAAAGTAACACCATAAATTTGTATAAGGATATTGGCAGTTTTACACTATTTCTTGTaaaatttgtctttttaaaaaacatcacaCTTTGGTTTGACTTTTTTCATTGCAATATCTACCAAAGTACTAGATCTTTCACATGGATAATCACTGCCAACTAATTCTATCAAAGTATATGTGAACTTAGGTGTTGATGTTATTGAAAGCTTGGCCACTTATCTGTAACTGATAATCACTTACGAATTTGTGAAAAAGCAATGGTtctaatatacaggtagtcctcaagttataaccactcattcagcaactctTGAAAATTACAGTGGCGCTGAACAAGAGGCACTTAAGGCCGGTCTGTGAAGTTgcagctgttgtagcatccctgtggtcacatgattgcgatccaGGCGCTTTTATAAATCAATAACAGTGCAGCCCTATTACTTACTCTATTTAGAAATATGATTATTTATGTTCagataaaataatttatggtaGAATAGAAGTTAAATTGAACAACTTAAAGAATAAATATAGTACCAgtcaactattaaaaaaaagttgtatacttcccctccccccaggtgattaTCCCTAGGATTATCAGATAATTAGCTGTATTCATCTGGCACTTATgcctatgtacaggtagtcctcgcttaacgacaacAATTAGGGCTGAaatttaggtcactaagtgatatggttgttaagtgagacatcgtgacagcttcacttagtgacggcaattccccttgccatcgttaagtgaattttaccagaCATTAGCCGAGCACCCATCCCAATCCAAGCTCTTcggggcttggtccctcccaaccccgagcctcagtaaggtaagcaattgccttcaactccccccacccacctatctccccccccccatctctgcccttttggccaccttgcaccctgccttgcaggaggCAAGCCACACCAGAactgcatggctctggggctgcaagaagcccctgagctgcagcacagCATGAAACTGCAGCTACCCCAGCCCAGCTGTGCAAAGCTACCCCATGAAACTGCAGCCGCCCCAGTCCACATTTGTTCACTCAGCTGCCTTCTTTCCCACTTCCCTGCACCGAGCTTTTGCCTTTTTCACCCAGCTGCCATGGCCGAAGCAGAAACGCCTGGCTCCCTTTGCTATCTCCTTTTCAGACCCAACTTCTCCAGCGAATGTTTCCTCCATGTGGCTCCCTTTGGAACACTGTCTTCGGAGAGCTGCCctctcttctcagagcctttggaaagAGCGCAGCTGTCTGAAGTCTGCGCAGACCTCAGAGAGCTGTACTCTCTTTCCGAAAGCTCTGAGAAGAGAACACAAGCTTCCAAAGACAGCATTTGGAAGGGAGCAACATGAAGGAAATGTTCACCTGAGCAACATTATATAGAAGCAATCTATAAGGTTAGAGTAGGAAATTCCACAATGAAAAAATGCCACTAGCTAAGCATGGCTGGCCTCATTCCAGCCATGGCAAAATCTTAGAGGCAGTTTTCTTATTTTCCTGTCCCCTTTTTTGTTGGCGTAGGATTTTCCTTGTGTTTATTTCTCCTACCACTAGCTTTAAAGGAGGAAAAGACTCAGCTCCAAGGATGGTATAGTTTCCCATTCCCTGTTCTGGAGATACACCTAGGAACAAGTGGGATTTAGAGACAGTAAAAGTGAGCCTCCCCTAGTTTGCTTCTTGTATGTCCCCTTTATCAGAAGAGGATTGACACCAGAGAAACCACAATAATGGACAGTTTTACCACTCTCCAGATAAGACCTTTGTGGGCAGTTTATCCAGTTTAGCTGATGAAGGAAGTGGTCTGCAGTTTATTAAATCAACTAGAATGCCATTCGGTTTTACTTCACTACCTGTGCTGTTGATTTCTCCTACTCCTAGAGTGGGGATGCTGTTGTCATGGGTGCAGGGAATTTTAGTTCGCAACATCTGGACTATTACAGGTTTCTGACTCTGCTATAATCTGACATTTTAATTCAGCTATTTGGCTTAGATATTTATGCAGTTAACCCAATAtacttcatttgttttcatttctaaatACAACAGGCCTGTAAGATAAGTATTATTATTCGTATGTAACACATTAGAGATTTTTGCAGTTTGTCTAAGGCCAGTTGGTAATAATTGGTTCTGCGGAGATAGTAACTGGAATGTTTTAACTTGTATTCATAATTGCAGTGCTATACCAGCTCACTGTCAATTACGTTAGTAATGAAGAACATTGTATTTCATATACGTTGGAGGGAGTTATAATCTTCTTAATACAGAGATTCTAATGCTCTAAAATGTAGCTCTAAACTGGCTAGTTTTTCTGATCAAGCCAGGCTTTTCTTATGGTATGTAATCTGAAATTATTGTGTTATCTCTGAAAATATCATGTGATAGAGTTACATGtttggttcttttttattttatcaggACAGATGGAAGCTTTGTGGTTCATGATATTCCTTCTGGATCATACGTAGTTGAAGTTATATCTCCAGCTTATAAATTTGAACCAGTACGAGTAGACATTACTTCAAGAGGGAAAATGAGGTGAACTGTTTAAAATTTCATATTGCAACAAATCAATATCTTTTGTAAGTTAGGAGATGAAAagcttaatttttaatatgtGCCTACTACATCATATTACATTTGgaaaggttttccagaagttatGATCTAGTGAGCCAAAAGCCCTGGGGCCATTTTGTGTTCATCTTTGTTGAGATACAATATTGTTAATGAACATTGTAACATGTAACATAGGCTCAGTTCACTTATTAAAGTAAGCAGATTTATTTGTTTTGGCTTATCACAATGTATAAATCAAGTCATTGTGGCTTATAAAACTTGGTTTCTGATTGAATATTGTGTAAACCAGGTCATTGTCTTGTTtataatagttaaaataaataatgacttaCTGCAGTGTGTTAACCCAGCCATAATTTTACCGCTAAGAATGTGTTGATATGCATGACGTAGCTTACATAGGCAATTTGAAGTTATCTTGGATATATCAGTGTTAgatatttaaaaaggaataaaacctAGCTTATCTGATACATGGATTTCTCAAAATCTCAGCTTTAAATTTTATCTGAAAGTTTTATGATATAGTTGAGTTGCAATGATACCAGGTACAATATCTGTAAAGGTGAAATGCAATGTCACAAACTGTTCTGAAGCTTCTCTTGAATAAATAACATTGTAGCAAAAAAACCCCAGAGTTTGGAGAATATAAATGCATACAGATAATCTTCACTTAatgtccatttgttcagcaaccattcgaaattacagtggcactgaacatAGGGAGTTActaccagtccttgaagttccagccactGCAGTGCCCCggagtcacatgaacaaaatttgggcccACCCGCATTTACGACCACCTTTGGCCACCCACCTACCCACTGCCGGCTGCCCCTGCTGCTCAGCCCTGCCTGCTGCACTGCACCCCATTACTTTACTGGCCGGGGCTTCTTTGCGTTGTCGTCTTTTGCGTTGGTGCCACTGGGGCTTCTCCCACACCCCAGCCAGGACCTTCACGCTTCGGTCAGGGCATCCGTTTGCATgccagccagggccttctttcgcACAAGAAGGACCTGGCTAGAAGGGTCCTTCTTTTACGCTGGTGCAGCTAGAGCCTTCTTTCACACACCTACCTTCCAAAACCTCACAAGAAGGCTGCACATGATTTGTGCAAGGGCAGGCATGGCCTTGGAAGAAGGCCTGGCGCAGCCAgtagctgccttgcaaagggccagtcCAGGCGCACCTTAGCAGCAGTggcaggaagaagacagtgaagatcATCTGGCTGCAGCAGGGGAAGCAGGGCCAGTGAGTGCAGGACAGCAAGGCTGGCAGAGGTGGCGGAGTGCAAGGCAGCCAGAAGGGCAGAgttgggggggagataggtggatggGAGAAGTTGAAGCAGAAGtacttaccttaccaaggctcaggtctgggagggaccaagctgggagtGACTtagatcagggtgggtcctcagcAAACGactggtgggatttggttaacaacagcacctgggactgccgggattgctatCGctaattccagtcccaattgccattgtaactagAGGATTATCTGTATACTGAATTGCTGAATATGTTAGTAGCAGCTCTGCATATGGTACAGAGTCCGACTGAAGTAAAATAATTTAGACTGCTGTCCTAAGAACACTTACCTGCAAATAAGCAGCATTTAATATGATTGCAGGCTCTTCGGTGGAAATGCATTGATGTGCATAGCTTACGTTTTCGTAGGACTGCAGTTTTAAGTGTAGCAGTATTGACAGAGAAGAGAGCAAACGAGCATAATTTGTTGCATTTAATTGAAAGAATCTATAGAATACACCTTTAAATCTTTTCATTCAGAGCAAGATATGTGAACTACATCAAAACATCAGAAGTTGTCCGATTGCCATATCCTCTTCAAATGAAATCTTCTGGGCCTCCTTCATATTTTATAAAGAGAGAGTCTTGGGGATGGACAGACTTTTTAATGAATCCCATGGTATGTATGGAATCGTATAAACGTAAACAAGTTTGACAGGCTATTATTCCACTTGTAGAAAATACATATTAAACAAGTTTTAGCTTGTTTCATTGTTCTattgtgtattttaattatttggaatTTTATTGGGTGATTTTGGTgtgttgtaagctgccctgagaAACCTGATCTTACATGTCTATGTAAATAATAAACTTATGTTTTCTAGAAGGTAATAATGCATAAAGtaagagtcccccgttgggggagatgggcggtgatacaaatttaaataaataaataaattcactttgAGATAAACAGCTTTGTGATTGACAGAAAATATCTCTTGAGAGATAGATGGTTACATAAAGAGGGATTTCATTTACTAAGTCAACTGGAAGAGTCTACAGTACCCATGAGGCAATGCGGACTTATATGCAAATTTTAGATACTTTTATTTAGAAATAGATTAGACtgaatatgtttgtttatttgtttgtttatttatttgatttctatagccgcccatctcagcaagtgactctgggcagcttaagtGATTTAAGATTGCAACTCCTATCATTCTGTCTGTCAAATAGGTTTTTTTCGCAAAAATAATGTATCTTACACTGCTGTATATGGTATATAAGTAAAAGTTAAAGTAAAGCTGCCAGAGCATAAATATTGAGTATAGCAACTTAATTGTTAAAATTTTTAACTTGGCATTTTAGTTAATATTGGACAAAAGCAATTATGAGGAGGAGAACGTGAAACTGAAGTGCatgcagaaaatcagaaaatgtgATTAATGCTTCAGGCAGGCTTAGTAGTTCTTGTTTGGCAGAACAGTAATCAGTATGTAAAATATTCTTGCTTTCATACATACAGTAGGACATGTTAAATTGATAACTTAAGCTAACCTGGAAACAGATGCTTCATTTTGTGGGTGTGAGTGTATGTGTTTATAAAACGCTTTAATTCTTGCATGGCTTGGGTATAAAACTCCATTGGGTTGTCTAGTTGTACTTGTTTTATAGAACTAGTTGTACTTATTTTATATACAAGCTGTTCTTAAGAACCATATTCTTTTAGATTATAAAATCTGCTAGAAGTTTATCTCCCATAAGCAAGAGTAATCGGTATATAATTGGATTTCTCAGAGTTTTTAATGAAAAACTGTTGTTCACTTTTAGGCACACACTGGTTACATTAATCTTTCCCATGCTTTAACTCAGATGTGCTTTAGGTATTTGGAAAgtacaagaacaaaacaaaactctataCTATATAGATTTAATCATGTCTTAAAAAACCTTATAGTGATTATAACTAGCCATTTGGACTAGGTTGGTTTCCGCAAGATAACCTGAGTAGCCCTTGATTggctgattatgtgctatcaatttgatgtcaactcttggtgaccacatagataggttttcttcatgatgatctgtccctaaccaagTCTTTCAACAGTgcgcccatcaccactgtaacagcCCATCCATGTTGCTGCtggtctcttttcttccacctttcctggcattagagccttcttcagagagctaggtcttcacataacatgtccaaagtaggatagtttgagcctggtcatttgtgccttgagtgagaactctgggttgacttgtccCGTTTGTTTCCTGGCTGTCCACTGTATTCTGAGGAGTCTTCTcttacagttcaaaagcatcagtactctttctatccttcttcaaagtctgatctttataggtatagacacattatGGCATCTGAAATCTTTTCCAATGAGTAGCTCTACTTGTTCTTTGCATGTTAAaagtgactacaggtagtccttgcttaacaatcacaattgcaaccagaattttggttgctaagtgaggtgagATTAAGTGAATCAAAAAACTTCGATTTTATGACCTTGTTGCAGCGGTCATTTagcaaatcactgtggctgttaagcaaaccatgtggtcattaagcgaatcacgtagttccccattaatttgcttgccagaagctggccaggaaggtcaaaaatgtcaatcacgtgaccataggatgctgcaacagtcataaatgtgaactggttgccaagcacccaaatcatgatcatgtgactgcggggacgcaaCAATTGTAAgtatgagcactggttgtaagttggttttttcagcactgtcttaagtctaaactcactaaacaaatggttattaagtgaggactacctgtacaaaattCAGCATGGAAAGTGATTACAGTTAATGAGCTCATAATGAAATCATTCTGCTAGTCATAGAATTGGAAGAATCTTGGAAGTCATATAATCCAGTGTTATTAGTCAAGACAAGAACACCAATGCAAAATTCAGTTACAAGGTATTTGAGATATGGCCATCCAAACTCTTCCTAGATTCCTTCAATGAGAGCCCACAAAGTTCTGAAAAAGATAGTTTCACCATCAAAcagcttttaatatttaatactgcTGCTTCAGTCAAAttaatctttttattattttttagagaAAATCTGCTGTTACAATGTCTACTGTTTGGTGTTAGCCCTTCCTTCCAATGCAACAAAGAACAG contains:
- the EMC7 gene encoding ER membrane protein complex subunit 7, with the translated sequence MAAGSLCLFRTVIVLTAMFQFPSRSWASETTGGGGGDALGVGERFKIEGRAVVPGVKPQDWIAGARVLVDGEEHVGFLKTDGSFVVHDIPSGSYVVEVISPAYKFEPVRVDITSRGKMRARYVNYIKTSEVVRLPYPLQMKSSGPPSYFIKRESWGWTDFLMNPMVMMMILPLLIFVLLPKVVNTSDPDMRREMEQSMNMLNSNHELPDVSEFMTRLFSSKSSSKSTGSSSKTGKSGAGKRR